ACCGTCTCCCAGAACTCCGACTCCTCGTCCACCAGGCCGAGCACCCGGCCCGGTTCGCCGTCGGCGACCAGCGTCGAGGAGACGGTCAGCCCGGCCGGCGCGACCCGGACGCCGGCGTTTCCGTCGCCCGCGCCCGTGTTTCCGCCGCTCAGGCCCACGTTGTCGGCGCCGCCGGCGGTCCAGAGCGTCACCGCGCTCGCCAGCCGTCCCCGCATCCGCCGGATCGGCGAGCGGTCGGAGTCCGGCGTGGCGAACGGGTCCGTGTCGTGGATCCGGGCACCCGGTTCTGGATTCACGTGAAACATCCCGTCCGTAGGGATCTCGGTTCCGCTCACCGGCTCATTCTGGCCGCTCACCGGCGCGGGGTGATCGCGACCAGTAGTTCGGGCATCCGTCGGTCGAGTTCGTCGCCGGCCAGACGGATGCCGACCGCCAGCGCGCCGAGACCGTACGCCAGCCCGACCGGAAGTGCCAACCAGAGCCAGACGTCGCCGAAGAGCGCGGTGGCGATCACCATCGGCAGCGCGAGCACCGAACCGATCACCATCGCCAGCAGCACCTGGGCGCTCTTCGCCACCCCGGCGCCGCTGTTCATCGCGAACGGGTTGGTGCTCTCGGGTAGGGCGTACGGGCTGAGGATGGAGACGTACAGGGTGACCGCGAGTCCGCTGCCGTACGCGGCGAAGAGCGATCCGGCGAGCACGCCGATCCACCCGACCTCCTGGCGGAAGAACGCCAGGATCACCGCGATCACCACCAGCAGCGGAGCCACGTAGAGCGAGAACGCGACCACCCGCGCCCGCAGTTCCAACCTCCCGGGCACGCCGGCGATCACGTTCGCCGCGTACGCGCTGCCGTCCCAGCCGAACTGGTTCGCCGGGGTGACCGCCGCGACCACCCCGACGAAGACCATCGACAGGCTCACCAGCACCGGGGACGCGCTCAAGCCGACCGAGCCGCTGGCCAGGCCCTCGCTGCCCAGGTTCACCGTGACCGGGACGAAGATGCCGACCACCGCGAAGGTGATCAGATTGGCCCGGCGCCGGGTGTCCCGCCACCAGTACCGGGCCTCGCGGGCGACCAGGGCGCCGTACCGGTCGCGGGGCAACCAACCGAGCACACGGGGAAAGAGTTGGGCAGTGGCCGACCCGCCGATGGCCGGCTGGGCCTGCGCCTCGGTGCCGACGTTGACCGTGCCGAGCATCGCCGACTCCAGCGAGGCCGACCACCAGCGCAGCAGCGCGCCGATGGCCACGGCGGTGATCAGCAGTTTGAGAGGCACGGCCCAGGCCCGGCCGTCCGCGACGTCCAGGCCGATCGTGTACGGCGCCGCGATCGGGGTCCAGCTCAGCACCCGGGCGATCACGGCAAGCTGGTCCCAGTCCGCCCGCTCGGCCGCGCTCAGTACCGCCACCTGGAGCGGGCCGAGCAGGGCGGCGCAGACCGCGAGCAGGATCGCCGCCAGGTCACGCACCTTACGGGAGCGGAGCATGTTGGCGAAGGCGCTGGTCACCGCGCGGCTGGCGGTGACGCAGAGCAGGAGGCCAGCGACGATGCCCAGCGCGGCGAACAGGCCCGCCACCCAGCCGCCCAGCGCCCAACTGCTCAGCACCAGGCCGGCGGTGGCGAGCAGGGTGGCAGCCGCGGGTACTCCGACCAGCGCCGCGGCGAGCAACCCGGTGAGCAGGGTGCGCCGGGAGAGCGGGAGCAGGGCGAAGCGCGCCGGGTCGAGCGTCTCGTCCACGCCGAAGAAGATCAGCGGAAGCAGCAGCCAGCCGATCACCAGCATCGCGCCGCCGAGGGCGCCGGCGATGCCGGCCATCTGCGGGCTGCCCAGCAGACCGGGCAGGGCGAGCAGGGTGAAGCCGGACGCGGCGAACCATCCGCCGATCACGATGCCGCTGAGGAAGATCGCGATCCGCCAGCCCTGGCCACGGAAGCTGTTGGCCATCATCCGCAGCTTGAGCCGGACGAAGTGCCGGGCCGAGACGGGGTGTACGCCGGTCACCGCGCCCTGAGGGCTCAGAGCCACGCGAGTTCCTCCCCGGTCGCCGTACGACCGCCGACCACCTCGACGAAGACCTCCTCCAGCGAGCGGTCACCACGTACCTGGTCGAGGGTGCCGACCCGCTTGATCGTGCCGTCGGCCAGGATCGCGACGTGGCTGCAGAGCCGCTCCACCACCTCCATCACGTGACTGGAGAAGACGACGGTGCCGCCACCGGCGACGTACCGCTGAAGGATGTCCCGGATCAGGGCGGCCGAGACCGGGTCGACCGCCTCGAACGGTTCGTCGAGCACCAGCAGGCGTGGCCCGTGCAGCAACGCGCAGGCCAGTCCGATCTTCTTCTTCATGCCGGCCGAGTAGTCCACCACCAGGGTCCGGCCCGCATCCGCCAGCGCGAGTACGTCCAACAGCTCGCCGGCCCGCTGGTCGACCACCGCCTGCTCCATCCCCCGGAGCAGACCGTGGTACGCCAGCAACTCGGCACCGCTGAGCCGGTCGAAGAGGCGTACCCCGTCGGGCAGCACGCCGAGCAGTTGCTTGGCCCGTACCGGATCGGCCCAGACGTCGTGGCCGAGCACCCAGGCCGCCCCCGCGTCGGGCCGGAGCAGCCCCACCGCCATGGAAAGAGTGGTGGTCTTGCCGGCGCCATTCGGGCCGAGCAGCCCGTAGAACGAGCCAGCAGGCACTTCGAGGTCGACCCTGGCCACGGCGACCTTGGCATCGAACCGCTTGCCCAGCCCGCGCAGCGCGAGAGCGGCGTGCTCAGCCCCGATCATTCCTTGACGGTAGTCGCTCTGAGCGCCGAATCGTGTCC
The Micromonospora pisi DNA segment above includes these coding regions:
- a CDS encoding ABC transporter permease translates to MALSPQGAVTGVHPVSARHFVRLKLRMMANSFRGQGWRIAIFLSGIVIGGWFAASGFTLLALPGLLGSPQMAGIAGALGGAMLVIGWLLLPLIFFGVDETLDPARFALLPLSRRTLLTGLLAAALVGVPAAATLLATAGLVLSSWALGGWVAGLFAALGIVAGLLLCVTASRAVTSAFANMLRSRKVRDLAAILLAVCAALLGPLQVAVLSAAERADWDQLAVIARVLSWTPIAAPYTIGLDVADGRAWAVPLKLLITAVAIGALLRWWSASLESAMLGTVNVGTEAQAQPAIGGSATAQLFPRVLGWLPRDRYGALVAREARYWWRDTRRRANLITFAVVGIFVPVTVNLGSEGLASGSVGLSASPVLVSLSMVFVGVVAAVTPANQFGWDGSAYAANVIAGVPGRLELRARVVAFSLYVAPLLVVIAVILAFFRQEVGWIGVLAGSLFAAYGSGLAVTLYVSILSPYALPESTNPFAMNSGAGVAKSAQVLLAMVIGSVLALPMVIATALFGDVWLWLALPVGLAYGLGALAVGIRLAGDELDRRMPELLVAITPRR
- a CDS encoding ABC transporter ATP-binding protein, which codes for MGAEHAALALRGLGKRFDAKVAVARVDLEVPAGSFYGLLGPNGAGKTTTLSMAVGLLRPDAGAAWVLGHDVWADPVRAKQLLGVLPDGVRLFDRLSGAELLAYHGLLRGMEQAVVDQRAGELLDVLALADAGRTLVVDYSAGMKKKIGLACALLHGPRLLVLDEPFEAVDPVSAALIRDILQRYVAGGGTVVFSSHVMEVVERLCSHVAILADGTIKRVGTLDQVRGDRSLEEVFVEVVGGRTATGEELAWL
- a CDS encoding flavin reductase family protein: MSGQNEPVSGTEIPTDGMFHVNPEPGARIHDTDPFATPDSDRSPIRRMRGRLASAVTLWTAGGADNVGLSGGNTGAGDGNAGVRVAPAGLTVSSTLVADGEPGRVLGLVDEESEFWETVSVTGRFAVATLGPAHRQLADRFAGLFPAPGGLFATGEWTSTGYGPVPADAGAWMGCRLDASREYGWSLLVEATVELVELVGESVPMVYHRGRYRGLAG